One window of the Benincasa hispida cultivar B227 chromosome 3, ASM972705v1, whole genome shotgun sequence genome contains the following:
- the LOC120074012 gene encoding NAC domain-containing protein 87: MEEPPLTAVNLPPGFRFHPTDEEIVTYYLAKKIVDAAFTATAIGEADLNKCEPWDLPQKAKMGEKEWYFFCQRDRKYPTGMRTNRATQTGYWKATGKDREIFKGKSVLAGMKKTLVFYKGRAPKGEKTNWVMHEFRLEPKFSHFLRLPKPLKDDWVVCRVFHKNPTTLATPMRRIQTSDFSSSLPPLMDPAVDPISIDGGFDDYEAKCRLPGPSDYYLKYVSTSTNNHYRYCQPAATLPLPPTNAATTMIPTMNSLPLSVPDDGFFSFDQLVASGTTSSVTPPPTTECKMEKVSWSMMSGVTQADVSPSIENSSYEADDMADLELWDYY; the protein is encoded by the exons atggAAGAACCACCGCTGACCGCCGTGAATTTGCCTCCCGGATTTAGATTCCACCCCACAGATGAGGAGATCGTCACTTATTACCTTGCTAAGAAGATCGTCGACGCCGCCTTCACTGCCACCGCCATCGGAGAAGCTGACTTGAACAAGTGTGAACCTTGGGATCTGCCTC AGAAGGCTAAGATGGGAGAAAAGGAATGGTACTTTTTCTGCCAAAGGGATCGGAAGTATCCGACCGGGATGAGAACGAACCGGGCGACTCAGACCGGTTATTGGAAGGCGACCGGAAAAGACCGAGAGATTTTCAAGGGAAAGTCGGTTCTTGCCGGTATGAAGAAAACGCTGGTTTTTTACAAAGGAAGAGCTCCCAAAGGTGAAAAGACCAATTGGGTCATGCATGAATTTCGACTCGAGCCTAAATTTTCTCACTTTCTTCGTCTTCCTAAGCCCCTTAAG GACGATTGGGTCGTTTGTCGGGTTTTTCACAAGAACCCCACGACATTGGCAACACCGATGAGAAGGATTCAAACTTCTGacttctcttcttctcttccacCTCTAATGGATCCTGCCGTTGATCCTATTTCGATCGATGGTGGATTTGATGATTACGAAGCCAAGTGTAGGCTGCCGGGACCATCCGATTATTACTTGAAGTACGTCTCAACTAGTACAAATAATCACTATCGTTATTGCCAACCGGCAGCAACACTTCCATTGCCGCCGACGAATGCCGCAACAACAATGATTCCGACAATGAACTCGCTCCCATTGTCAGTTCCTGACGACGGATTCTTCTCGTTCGATCAACTAGTTGCTAGTGGGACAACGTCATCCGTAACACCACCGCCAACGACGGAGTGCAAAATGGAAAAGGTTTCGTGGTCGATGATGAGCGGTGTGACACAGGCCGACGTATCGCCGTCGATCGAAAATAGCAGTTACGAGGCGGACGACATGGCGGATCTGGAGTTGTGGGACTACTACTGA